The window AATAATCCTTCTGATGGGATAGAAACGATTCTTACTTTAATACCATCTTTTCTCAATAAAGCGGCTCCTTCTACTAAGGTAGATACTTCTGATCCCGAAGCCAATAAAATAATATCGATATTGCCATCACATTCTACTATATATCCTCCTTTTTCTGATTTTAATGCTTCTTCATAATGATTGACTTTGACAGGTAAATCAGCAATGTTTTGGCGAGAAAGGATCAATCCTGTAGGAGTGGTAGTGTTCTCCATAGCTAATTTCCATGCCACGGTAGTTTCGTAGCTATCTGCGGGACGAATAACTAATATAGAATTGTGTCCTCTATGATTTTTTAATTTCTCCATTAAACGAATTTGTGCTTCTTGCTCTACAGGTTCATGAGTAGGCCCATCTTCTCCTACTCGAAAGGAATCATGTGTCCAAATGAACTTGACAGGAAGTTCCATCAATGCTGCCATACGTATAGCAGGTTTCATATAGTCTGAAAAGACGAAGAATGTTCCGCAAGCCGAGACAACACCTCCATAAAGTGTCATACCGATACTCAAGCAGGCCATTGTCAATTCAGCCACACCTACTTGTAGAAAAGCACCAGAAAAATCATCGCGAGTAATAACTTTAGTTTGTTTTAAAAAACCATCTGTCTTGTCAGAATTAGACAAGTCGGCTGAAGAAACAATCATATTCTCAACTTGTTGTGCTAAGAATTCCAAAACTGTAGCAGAAGCTGCACGAGTAGATTGACCTGATTTTTGTTGAATAGCTGTCCAATCTATTTTAGGTGATTTCTCGTGTATCCATGTATTTAGTTTAGCCGCTTTCACAGGGTTTGTTTTGGCCCACTCGGTTTCTTCAGTCATTCGTTGGTCTACAATTTCTTTCAATATTTCTTTCCTTTTTGCATATAATTCTTTCACTTCTGGAAAAATTTGGAAAGGTTCTTTAGGATCCCCACCCAAATTCTGAATAGTTGCTTCAAAATTTGCTCCACATTCGCCTAAAGGCATTCCGTGTGTCGCACAGTTTCGCTCAAAGGAGCTGTTGTCTGCTTTTACTGTCCCTTTACCCATAATTGTTTTTCCAATAATAAGAGTAGGGTGTTTATCTTCTTTTTGTACATCCTGCAAAGATTCACGAATTTCTTCTGCACTATTGCCATTAATTTTGATTACGTTCCAACCCCACGAACGATACTTAATTGCGGTATCCTCGCTTGTTACATTATCTACGCTAGTAGATAATTGGACATCGTTGGAATCATAAAACATGACCAAGTTATTTAATCCTAGATGTCCTGCTATACGACCAGCCCCCTGCGATATTTCTTCCTGAATTCCCCCATCTGATATGTAAGCATAAATTTTTTGCGGAAATATGTAATTAGTTTTGGCTTGAAGAAATTTAGAAGCAATAGCAGCACCTACTGCATAGGCATGCCCTTGTCCTAAAGGTCCAGAAGTATTTTCTATACCACGAAGTATATTTAGCTCAGGGTGTCCGGGAGTAGGACTTCCCCATTGGCGAAATTGTTTTAGCTCATCCAATGAAAAAT of the Candidatus Azobacteroides pseudotrichonymphae genomovar. CFP2 genome contains:
- a CDS encoding transketolase family protein, whose product is MKNSQITNRAANNIRILVAAMVEKAHSGHPGGAMGGADFINILYSEFLVFDPNNPKWHGRDRFFLDPGHMSPMLYSVLTLLGYFSLDELKQFRQWGSPTPGHPELNILRGIENTSGPLGQGHAYAVGAAIASKFLQAKTNYIFPQKIYAYISDGGIQEEISQGAGRIAGHLGLNNLVMFYDSNDVQLSTSVDNVTSEDTAIKYRSWGWNVIKINGNSAEEIRESLQDVQKEDKHPTLIIGKTIMGKGTVKADNSSFERNCATHGMPLGECGANFEATIQNLGGDPKEPFQIFPEVKELYAKRKEILKEIVDQRMTEETEWAKTNPVKAAKLNTWIHEKSPKIDWTAIQQKSGQSTRAASATVLEFLAQQVENMIVSSADLSNSDKTDGFLKQTKVITRDDFSGAFLQVGVAELTMACLSIGMTLYGGVVSACGTFFVFSDYMKPAIRMAALMELPVKFIWTHDSFRVGEDGPTHEPVEQEAQIRLMEKLKNHRGHNSILVIRPADSYETTVAWKLAMENTTTPTGLILSRQNIADLPVKVNHYEEALKSEKGGYIVECDGNIDIILLASGSEVSTLVEGAALLRKDGIKVRIVSIPSEGLFRSQTKEYQDSIILPGKKIFGLTAGLPVNLLGLVGNQGKIWGLNSFGFSAPYKILDEKLGFTGENVYIQVKRML